DNA from Lactobacillus sp. ESL0791:
CGTGGTATACGTTCCTGCATCAAGCAGCGAATTCCCTAGTCCTGCTAAAGCCGTTATCAAATATAGAACGGTTAAGTTAGGTGAAAGAATTACTCCCCAGGCAAAGAGCAAATAACAGATCATGCCACTTACAATCGTTGTTTTACGCGAATAACGATCTGAAAGATAAGCAGTTAAAAGATAACCTAGTAGTCGCCCAATTCCTGTGCCAGACATGATAAAAGAAATCTGGGCAATGGTTGTATTAAATGTATGACTTAAGTTGGACATGTTTTGCGCAATAATAATTAAGCTAAAGCCATGAACCAAATAATTTAAATATAAACTTGTAGTTAAACGTAAACGCTGATGTGCCGACAATTCTTTGTTTGTTTTCATTCTATACTCCTATACAATATAAGTAGTATTATTGATTAGGAAAACTAAGAAGTAAAATAAAAATTTTTAATATATTTCGAATAAAAGACAATTCAAGGAGAAACTAAAATGAAACAAGAAATTTTAAATAAATATCTGAAACAAAATATTTTATTAGAAGTCTATTCCAAAACAAGTGATCCAGATAGGTTTTTACTCGGCTATCTGGTAAAAGATGCAGGCAATTTTTGCATTTTTGAAAGTATTGATGAATACGGTGCTCTCGATGGTTATAGCCTCTATGCTAAAGCAGATATCGCCAAAATTCTTACTAATACAAGCTACACTAAAATTTTCGAAAGTAATATCAAGACTTATCAACAATTCAACGCCTTTGATCCATTTAATTTAAAAGAAAAGTATAACCATATCTTGCAAAAAACAAATTTTACTCCTGCCAGCCTGCTTAATTATTATTGCCAACATGGTAATGTTATTACACTTAGTATTGCCGGCTACGATTATCCTAACAGCGGTAAAGTCATTGCTGTCAGCGATAATTTTGTTTCCCTTGATGAAATGACGCATGACAAAGATCTAGATTACGATTTCCCCAGCCAAAACAAACCGCTTGAAATCCGTAGAATTACGGCTCTTGATATTGTTAGCAAAGATAATTTTTTATATGAACAATACAAGAAAAGCAGCTAACAATGTATTCATTGCATTTTAAAATTACATATCAAATAATTTTTATTAATACTTCATTTGTATTTTTGTCAATTCAAAGTTAGTGTATTCAGCGCTGCCATTATTAAAGGAGCTAATTTTATTATTAAATTTACAAATATCTAAAGTATTATTCACCCTCATAATATAATTTTATTACTATTTTTCACATTAAGCAGGACTCAATTTCTCATAAATTTATTCTGTATCATACAAAAGCACTTGACTTTTATTTTAAAAAGCTAATTAACTTTTTTCTTGTATTACCCCTAGATGTCGTATTAAACTAGTTAAGTGTCAAGATGTTGTATTTTATGAAAGAGCGTGATTCAAGTTATTGTTTTAAGTGGGCCAATTGGAGCCGGTAAATCCAGTTTAACCAGTATTTTAGCCGAGCATTTGGGAACACAGGCCTTCTACGAGGGTGTTGATAATAATCCTGTTCTTCCTCTGTATTACAAAGACATGAAGCGGTATACCTTTTTGCTGAACATTTATTTACTCAACCACCGAATGGCACAAATCAACCAAGCCGTTCAGGAAAAAAATAGTGTTTCAGACAGATCAATCTATGAGGATGCACTCTTTTTCCAAATGAATGCTGACAACAAGGTAGCTGATCCAACAGAATTTAAAATTTACGATAGTTTACTTGAAAACATGATGGAAGATACCCCTGGTAACCAGAGTAAAAAGCCAGATCTCTTAATCTACATTCACGTTTCACTTGCAACAATGCTTAAACGCATCAAGAAGCGCGGCCGTTCTTTTGAACAAATCAGTACCGATCCAAGTTTGAAAGATTATTATGCACGGTTAATCAGCTATTATGAACCGTGGTACGAAAGCTATCATGCTTCACCCAAGATGGCAATTGATGGTGACAAGTATGATTTTATTATTGATGAAGATGCGAAAAAAGAAGTTTTAGCCGCAGTTGATAATAAACTGCAAGAACTAGGGAAGTTATAATTTAAGAAGGAACGTGATGACAGTTATTGTTTTAAGCGGGCCAATTG
Protein-coding regions in this window:
- a CDS encoding deoxynucleoside kinase; this encodes MIQVIVLSGPIGAGKSSLTSILAEHLGTQAFYEGVDNNPVLPLYYKDMKRYTFLLNIYLLNHRMAQINQAVQEKNSVSDRSIYEDALFFQMNADNKVADPTEFKIYDSLLENMMEDTPGNQSKKPDLLIYIHVSLATMLKRIKKRGRSFEQISTDPSLKDYYARLISYYEPWYESYHASPKMAIDGDKYDFIIDEDAKKEVLAAVDNKLQELGKL